A section of the Triticum dicoccoides isolate Atlit2015 ecotype Zavitan chromosome 7A, WEW_v2.0, whole genome shotgun sequence genome encodes:
- the LOC119332431 gene encoding CLAVATA3/ESR (CLE)-related protein 3-like — protein MASSLSTSRSMPAVCAVLILLLLLSAASRCEADLLQVTVAGRRMLAGGSNAAAVFSREAATTVASSARQSAAGRAAMPYSESKRSSPGGPDPQHH, from the coding sequence ATGGCGTCCAGCTTGAGCACGTCGAGGAGCATGCCGGCGGTGTGCGCCGTGCtcatcctgctgctgctgctgtctgcTGCCTCACGTTGCGAGGCTGACCTCCTGCAGGTGACGGTGGCTGGCCGGAGAATGCTGGCCGGTGGGAGCAATGCCGCCGCCGTCTTCTCGAGGGaggcggcgacgaccgtggcgagTAGCGCACGGCAGTCAGCAGCTGGAAGAGCGGCCATGCCTTACTCAGAGTCCAAGAGGTCCAGCCCCGGCGGCCCGGACCCTCAGCACCACTAA